TCACCATATCCGCCCCTAACAAGGTGGCCTTTTGGACCAAGCCCATCATTTCATCTATTTCATCGGTAATATTGGCCAGATACATTTTATTTTTACCCGTGATCCGTTCGGCTTTTCGGGCAGCAAGCGCCGATTTTTTAATACGTTCTTCAAAAGAAGAAGCAGGTGGGTTGGCCAGCATTTCATCGTCTTTGGCAATATCAAGCCCTCCCAAAAAACTTGCATAAGCCGTATCGGAAAAATCCTGGGAATCCAGTCCAATATTGGGCTTAACCACTCCTACAAAAATAGGGCGGTCAAAAACTTTCAATTTTTCCCGTATCCCCGAAAGACCAAATTGGGGGCCTTCAAAAAGCTTCAAAAAAGAAGAAGGGAAATGAAGATTGGTTATTCTTAAACAAGTCACGCCGGGGCAATAAAAAGCCCCTTCTCCGGCAACAGCACTTAAAAGATTGGGGATATGGGGCCCAAAATTGATCAGGGGATGGGCGATGCGCGCTTTTAAACGAATGAATTTATTTCCGGCCACCCAGGGCCAGGCATAGAGGGGCTTGTTTGATTCACCACTCACTTCATAAGCAACACATTTGGCCCCAAATTTCCCCCTTAAATCCTCCTGTTTCCCGGGACGAACCCATTGGGCGGTACTTTGCTCGCTACATAGGGATGCCAGGGTTAGTTTTGGATCAAGATTGGTTTCAAGTTCATAGTCGATAAGAAGATAATCTTCCGGAACGGACGGATGCGCCTTAAGCCCAATTTGGGCCAAATCACCTTCGGCAAAAAAACCAGGAATGTCGTTTGAAAAAAGCATGAATGAGTTATGAGTTATGAGTTATGAGTTATGAGTTATGAGTTATGAGTTATGAGTTCACAGATTCATGGCCCCGTTTTTCTCATAACTCATAACCCATAACTCATCCTCTTTTTTATAACTTATTCTCCAACAATTGTGATTTCTATATTTCGCAAAGATCGCGGCCCATCCAACTCTACAAAAAATACACTCTGCCACCCTCCAAGCCTTAATTGCCCCTTTTCAATAGCCACTGTTTCCCGACTCCCCATAAGATAGGCCAGCAAATGACTATGCGCATTATTACGCCCATCAAGGGTTTCGTGATTGTGTTGATAGCTGGCACCGGGTGGAACCAAATCCGTCAAAAATTTTTTGAGATCGGCTTCAAGCTTTTCGCATTTCTCATTAATGCGAACCCCCGCCGTGGTGTGGGAACTGGCCACAAGAACCAATCCATCCTGAATTTTACTCTGTTTGCAAAGATCTTTGACTTGATCAGTGATGTCGATGATCTGGATGGGTTCGGTGGTTTTAAGTTGGATGGAATAATGTTGAAACACTTATTAGTTACCTCTAGAAACTGTCACCCCCGAGTGATTTTATCGGGGGGCCATGGATCCCCGACAAAAACTTTCGGGGATGACCTTCTTAAAACAATCAACGCTTATTCATTTCTTCCTCTCCACAATATACTGGGCAATAGCCCGCAGGGCATCGGCTTCGGAGCCAAAGTTTTGCAGGCACTCAATGGCTTCCTGGCACACTTTTTTTGCCTCGAGTTTGGCATCCTCCAAGCCAAGCAAGGAAGGATAGGTGGCCTTATCATTTTCGACATCACTACCAATGTCTTTTCCTATTTCCTCGCCCCCTTCGATATCCAGGATGTCATCGGCTATTTGAAAAGCAAGGCCGATAGCGGCTCCATAACGTTCAAGAGCGTTCAAACGTCCCGCATCCTCACACACAAGCTTGGCGCCACTGGTAACTGAAACGGAAATCAAACGCCCCGTTTTAAGTAAATGCAGACGCCTCAATTCATCAATGGTGATTTTTTTCCCTTCAGAAATCATGTCAACGACCTGTCCCCCCACCATGCCCAACGACCCCGTGGCCAGGGCGATATCGGTGATGACTTCCAAAACATGCTTGGGATCACGGTAAGAATCCTTGAGCTTGCCCAGCACGACAAAGGCTTGGGTCACCAAGCCATCCCCCGCCAAAATGGCAATGGCCTCCCCAAAAACTTTGTGATTGGTGGAAACCCCGCGCCTTAAATCGTCATCATCCATGGACGGCAGATCGTCATGAATGAGAGAAAAAGTGTGGATCATCTCCAAAGCACAAGCCACCGGCAAAACTTCACGTCGCCCCCCTCCGCAAGACTCAGAAGCCGCCAGACATAAAATGGGGCGAATGCGTTTGCCGCCGGCAAACAAACTATAGCGCATGGCCTCGTGTAATTTTTCAGGATAAGTTTCCTTGGAGGGAAGGAAATCAGACAAGGCCGTATCCACAAGCTGAACGCATTCTTGAAAGTATTGTTTAAGGTCAAACATAAATACATGGTTCGACGGGGCTCACCATGTCCAGATGGGCCGTTTTGAACATGGTGAGCCCCGTCGAACCATGAAATGGCATCACCCTTTATTTTCTTTCATCATCATCTCCACCTTCCCTTGGGCCTCATTTAATTTCTGCTCACAAAAACGCACTAATTTCATCCCTTCTTCAAAAGAGGCCAGGGATTCATCCAAGCCAAGTTCCCCCTGTTCCAGTTTTTCGATCAGCTTTTCAAGGTCTGTCAGGGCCTGCTCAAATTTCATGTTTTTGGATTTAGACATGGAGAGTGTTATTTATACGTTTTTGGGAAAGGTTCAATGAAAAATTGTCCTTTCCCCCTTTGAAAAAGGGGGACACAGGGGGATTTGATCCCGCTTTCATACGGGCCCGGGAAAAATCCCCCTCAATCCCCCTTTTGTAAAGGGGGAAGAACACGCGCGATCAATTCTCCATCAAATAGTTTGACCCTTAATTCATCATCCTGTTTTGCCTGAGAAACGGATTTGATCATACTTCCCGATTCAGAAAAGACCAAACCATACCCACGCCGCAAAGGAGCCAAGGGAGAAAGCGCATCTAGTTTAAGTTCTATTTCCCTTAAATGATGCCCCTTAATCACAAGCAAATGATCGACTAAAAGTTTTAGATGCCCCTGAAGATCATCCAGCTTTAAGCGATAATCTTCAAGGAGACGCACTGGATCTTTGAGTTGTTTTTTAAGAAAATTGGTTTTTTCTTCATGAATTTTTAAAATCTGCCCCATAGCAAAAATCAGGGACGATTTTGCCTGCTGCACATTTAAAAACAGGCCTTCTTTTTCCGGCACAGCAAGTTCAGCGGCCGCCGATGGCGTGGGCGCACGCAAATCGGCAACAAAATCAGCCAGGGTAAAATCGGTTTCATGCCCCACCGCCGAAATAACCGGAATACGCGAATTAAAAATGGCCCGCACAACACATTCTTCATTAAAAGCCCACAAATCTTCCATCGAACCCCCACCCCGCCCGACAATAAGCACATCAATATCATCGCGCGTGTTCATCCATTCAATGGCTGTGACAATCTCTTCCTTGGCGCCCTCCCCCTGCACCAGAACAGGGTAAACAACCAGATCCATGTTTGAAAACCGGCGTCCGATCACATTTTTAATATCGTGTAAAACAGCTCCCTTTGAAGAAGTGATAATGCCTACCTTTGAAGGGAAAAAAGGAATGGGCCTTTTTCGTGATTGGTCAAACAGGCCTTCGACCTCAAGTTTTTTCTTAAGCTGATCAAAGGCCAGCTGCAACGCCCCCAAGCCCTTGGGTTCGGCATAATCAACGATAATCTGGTATTGCCCACGGAGTTCGTAAACCGAGATGCGTCCGTGAACAATCACTTCCAAACCGTTTTCCAATTGAAAAAGAAGTTTCTGGGAAAACCCTTTAAACATCACGGCAGACAACTGTGCCGTTTCATCTTTTAAAGTAAAATAGATGTGGCCGGAAGCGGCCACCTTACAGTTTGAAATTTCACCCGAAATCCAGACCGATGAAAAACTATCTTCCAAAAGCCCGCGAATATCGCGCGTGACTTCGGAAACGGTGAAAACTTTTCGGGATTCTGAATAAGAAAAGGAAACAGTAGTCATTGGAGAACTTGTTACACTGAAGAAGAGATGAGAATCAAGTCCCCGTATTTCATCCCCCTTTTCCGCCGAAGGACGGATCAGTCCTTTGGCTGAAAAAAAGGGGGGCAGGGGGGATTTGTTCCCGTTCCCGAGCGAAAACAGGGAACAATACGGGAATAATGCGGGATCAAATCCCCCTTAATCCCCCTTTTTTTAAGGGGGATATCGGAGATAGAAATTCTACCGCTGCAACGAGCACCCACTCCCCCTCATCTTCGCACATTTTTCAAAGGCCTCATCTTGCGATAGTCCCGCGGCCAGGTAAGGGGCCATGCAACCGGCCCGGTTTCCGATAACTTCAGGGTCCGGATTAAAATCTGGCTCCTTGTCACACACATCCCCACTTCCATCCCCATCCCCATCAACCTGATCGGGATTGGCCACTTCATCACAGTTATCACACATATCACCAAAACCATCGCCATCGACGTCTAGCTGATCAAAATTAGCCACCGCAATACAGTTATCACACGCATCGCCCACTTTATCGCCATCCATATCGATTTGCGGCCAGTTGGGAATGTTCACACAATTATCACAGGCATCCTTGACCAAATCGTTATCAACATCATCGACACGCCCACGTTGGTCCATGGGAATGATGTTGCCCATAGCATCACGGATACCATCATTGGATCCCGGACAAATGTCACAAACATCAGGAATTAAATCATTATCGCCATCCAAAGGTAAGCCATTACCACCCAACATCACGGGTCGCCCTTGCTGCACGGGTATTCCCAGCCCTTCACATATTTCATCCACATCACAGGCATCGCCCACACCATCGCCATCTTCATCGGCTTGATCGGGGTTGGGGACAACGCAATTGTCACAGGCATCGCCACGTCCATCGCCATCTAAATCTTGTATTTGCCCCAAATCTCTTCTTACCCTACGAGGATTAGCTTCATTTTCTTGTCTTATTCTTTCCTCTCTTTGCAAAGCATTTTCACCTGCTCTCTCAATGAAAACCTGATCAACCTCCGGCTCTTCCCCTGGGCATAAATCACAGGCATTTCCTATACCATCCATATCATCATCTTGTTGATTTATATTGGCCACTTCCCGGCAATTGTCGCAGGCATCGCCCCACCCATCGCCATCAGCATCCGCATTGGCGTTTTCTCCTCCCACAAGATCAAAATTTTTCCCCGGACATAGGTCACAGGCATCGGCAAGGCCGTCACTATCATCATCTTCATTTTCTTCTGGGAACTGACCATTTCGACGTTCATCAAACTGCTCCACACCCGGATCTCCACACTCAATAACCCGCTCGCATTCATCGGGAATGCCATTAGGAGCTAGCCGTGGCCGCACATCGGCTTGATTTTGGGCAGGATTATTCACTCCCGGGCAAATATCACAGGCCTCACCAAAACCATCCCCATCCCCATCTTGTTGGGGTAAAGCAGGATTAATAATGACCCTGCCTGCGGGACAATCGTCACAAACATTTCCAAAAGCATCTCCATCATCATTGGCTTGATCGGGATTGGCCACATTCGGGCAATTGTCACAGGCATCGCCCCAACCGTCATTGTCGTTATCCAAACGACCATCCGCATCGATGTCGATCACTTGAAGCCCGGGGCGATTGGGGCAGAAATCGCAGGCATCTTGGATACCATCAAGATCTACATCCATATTGGGCCCGGGATTATTAAAAGGATTGTTCCCTCTTCTCAAATTTCCGGGTCTTTGCTCAGCAGGAACATCCCGACATTCTTGAGGATCACAAGCATCCCCTAGACCATCACGATCAATATCAGACTGATTCGGGTTGGGGATTTCAGGACAATTGTCACATCGATTTCCCCTTCCATCGCCATCATTATCAAGCTGCTCGTGGTTGGGGACTCCCGGACAGTTATCACAGGCCTCCCCTATTCCATCGGGTTCGCCCCCATTTGGCGCACCATCAGCCTGATCGGGGTTTGGCACTTCCCGGCAGTTATCACAGGCATCCCCAACACCATCGGCATCAGCATCGGCTTGATCGGGGTTGGCAGCAGCGGGGCAATTATCGCAGGCATCCGCCACGTCATCCCCATCTCGGTCCATACCATCGGGACCCGCTATACATAAATCGCAAGAGTCGCCCAAGCCATCACCATCGTCATCCGGATTTCCATTGCCATTGCTATCAATGGGTCTGTTGCGGTTATCCTGGTTGGGGCATAAGTCACACGAATCTCCCAGACCATCGTTATCATTGTCAGGGTTACCATTCCGATCAGCATCGATACGCAATCCATTATTAGCGAGATTATTGTTTTGATCAGGGCATAAATCACAAAGATTTCCAAAACCATCCCTATCGGGATCTTCTTGCAAAGGATTTGGCACCGCTTCACAGTTATCACAACCATCGGGAACTCCATCGTCATCAGCATCATCATTGTCATTCCTGCCAGGGCATCTATCACAGATATTCCCTACCTGATCCCTATCCGCATCCGCCAAAGGAGCCGCATTGTTACGGGCATCGTTAGGGCATAGATCGCAGGCATCCCCCCATATATCCCCATTTTGAAAATCAGCATTCTCTTGGCCAGGATTAGGGGCATTCACACAATTGTCGCACCCATCGGCAAGACCATCCCCGTCTGTATCTTGGCTAGGATTTTGCCGGTTCCACTCTCCTGCATGCCCAACTAAGACTGGAGGACCATTGGGCATACCGCAATCATTTTCACAAACATCCCCTCGTCCATCACGATCTGCATCCGCTTGGTCCTGGTTATGCACACCAGGGCAATTGTCACAGGCATCTCCTATGCGATCTTGATCCCTGTCAGCTTGATCAGGGTTGCCCAAAGCAGGGCAATTGTCGCAACCATCCCCTACACCATCGCCATCCCCATCAGCCTGATTTGCATTGGCTAAAGCAGGGCAATTATCACAAGCATCCCCATCTCCATCACCATCACGGTCACCCTGATTGGGATTAAAAACATCTGAACAATTATCGCAAACATCTCCTATGCTATCTCTATCTCCATCAGCTTGGTTGGGATTGCGAATCCGCGGACAATTATCACAAGCATCGGCAACCCCATCGCCCCCGTCCCCGGGATCTGAAGCGCGCAAGAAAACGTCTACCTCACGGGGAGGGTTTATTTCTACGCATCCCTCATTTCGACGATCGGATTGATAAATTGGATCCCCTGGATTTACCGGACGACGAAGATTGCCTAAAGGGCAAAGATCACAAGCATTGGCCCTTCCATCGCAATCAAAATCTAATCGGGGAACAACCACATCAAAAGGCAGCTGCCTATTTACTCCAAAAATTTCACTAATAGGATTTGTGCCATTGGGATCTTCCCCACAAAGCGCTGGGTCACAAGCATCCCCCCGCCCATCGAGATCGGCATCGGCCTGGTCGGGATTTGCCAAGGCACGGCAGTTGTCACAAGCGTCCCCAACTCCATCCCCATCCGCATCAGCTTGATCAGCGTTGGCCACCATGGAACAATTATCGCATTTATCCCCAACCCCGTCGTTGTCATCATCGGGATCTCCATTATTATTATCATCCGCATTGGCTGTTTGAATATTTGTGTCCTTCGGGCACAAATCACAGGCATTTCCTTCTCCATCAGGAGCTAGCTGACGTTGAGCATTAACATCCTCATCTTTTTGGTCTGGATTAGGAACAAATTTGCAGTTATCACAAGCATCTCCGATATTATCATCATCGACATCAAGCTGATTAATATTGATAACCAAGGGACAATTATCACAACGATCCCCCCAACCATCACGGCCGTTCTGATCTCCATCAATACCTATACGCCCATCTATATTTGCCACATCGGCATCGTAAGGACATAAGTCACAGGCATTGTTTAAATTATCCCTATCAAAATCTTCCAAGGCAGAGTTGGGATCGGCAAGAGGATCATTGGGATTGGGATTCATCCAATGGTCTTGCGGACGAACACCTTGGACTAGGGGATTGATAATTACCTGGTCAGCAGGGCGGCATGGAGGGGCGGCTTGGTCAATGCAATCCCAAGGAGGATCCGCTTGTTCAACGGGCTCGGGCAATTCAAAAAGATGGGAAATTTGGTGGTCGATGCCTGGAATAAAAACAGGAAGGATATCGTCATCTAGGTTAGGGCCAGCGGCATCGGCTACAGGCCTTGCCTGCCCAAGATTTAAAAACCGTTCCCCATAAGCCAAATCCGGCACACCACCCTCCGCCACGCCCAAACCCGAATTGGCAAATTCTGGCCAAAATTTATCCGTGGGGCAGGTGGTCCAAGGAGTTTCATCAAACCGTGGTTCAAACCGGGCAATAACACAGGCTCGACCCACACATCCTAAATCCAAACCACCATCCACTGGAATAATAATGGGATCACCACCAGGCAAGTTTTGAGCAAAGCTATTTTTGGAAAATCCCCAGCGGTTTTTTATTTCATTCCAATACAACCCTAATTTGGCAAAAAGAAATTTTATTTTGGGAATCAAGAATCCGCCGGCCGCCCTGTTTGGCACTTCCTCAAAGTCCATATTGATTTCGGCACCATAAATTTGCCAAAAATCCTGATCATCATCATTTGTTACTTCGCGTTGATAGGCAATGCGGTAATTGGGGGTTTCGATGGCAGGCTTATCGTTTTGGGCGGCCTCTATCGCCGGGGGTTGCGTCATCTTGGGATTCCACGCAGGGCTCGTCCTTTTGACAAAAACCTTATCTCCTTCGGGTTGATTGAAAGCAAACACCTTTTGTCGGGCCGCGCTTTTGATAATCCCGTCACTCCCAATGTGAAAGGTAAGCCCCCCAATAGTTTCAACAATATTTCCGTTATTATCCTTGCCATGGCGGGAAAACAAAACACCATGATAAGTGGAAGTGATATCACCCCCCTCATTCACCGTTAACAGTTTGGTGGGGCTTGGCTGGGGCCAAGTGTGATTTGTGTTTCGGTCAACGATCGCTCCTGTCAACCATTTGAAAGTGGAAGGATCATTGCACGGGCTTCCTTGCAAAGCCGAAAGGATGCCAATTTGCCAATTTGCCATTTGTTGGTTAAGGTCAACATTCAAACCTGTCACCTGAAATACAATATTCCACTTACTTTCAGGAACCCATTGCGGATTGTCGAATCGGCCTTGACGTAATTGGGCATCACAGTCTCCGGCGAAATGAGTGGTGACTACGTTCTGTTGGATAAGATTGAAATGAACATGTCCTGGATCAACAGGAAGGACAACGAGTTGCCCACCTGGTTGGACATCAATGGATTGCACCGCAACGACACGGCCTATGTCGCTTGTTGGGTCATCTTCAAAAGACATTTGCGGTTTACGGTAATTGTAAGTAGCACCCACATTTGGATCGGTTAAGGGAATTTCATTATCATTCCCACGAATACCAAAAAAAGCGTTAATGCCAAGCTCTGTTAAAATTGGCCCCACCGGTTTCATCGTAATATAAGTATGTACGGGTGGTGGAGGCCCATTTAATGGGGGCACAGCCGTTTGGGTAAACAAGATCACCCAGGTGGGGCTCGCGATGGTAAATTGAGGCCGTGCGGGTGGTAGCGCACCCAATGAAAATTTTAGCTGGTTAGCATTGTAAAAAATACCCCAGCTCGGATCTAATTTATCCCCACACGTTTTAGTCAATTGAATATCTTCAGGAGATGTTGCCGGATCACCATCCCCCAAGTTCAACATAAAAACTTGCATCGTTGGCCTGTTGGGTTGTTCAACGTTCCCCACAAAGCAGGTGGGCCTTTGTTTAAGATAAAGAATTTTGTTTTGAGCAGGCCGGAAATTGGCTCCCGTTTCCGGATATTTTTTATGCCAGTAATGATGTTGAAGATTGCGGGTGTTGTCTTCTATTCGAAGATCATTCCGATTAATAAAAAGATTCCGTTTCTGCGAGGCAAAGGAGTGGGAACTTGACAAGCAAAAAACCATCAATACACCGAGTAAAATTTTAAAAGCTTTAGAAATCATAACAAGTTCAATTTCTCTTCATTCATGAATGTAATAAGTATAAAGCAATTCAAATGCCAAGGCGCCTAAAAACTTGTAATCATTGAGATTTGCGTCATTTTTTTTGTAAAAGCCCCAAAAAACAAAAAACATAAGCAAAGTTAAGGCTTTAAGCCAATCAATTCAAGTATTATCGAGAGAATATTTTGGGCATCTCTAAAATTTTAGTCCACCAGGGTTTCAATAGAATTGAGAATATTTTTTTCAATTTGAGAATTCTCAAGCTGATTTATCGCATGAATCCCCATGGGGGAGGTTGAGTTTATTTCAGTGACATAGTTTCCGATGATATCCAGCCCCACAAAATACAGGCCCAGTTTCAAAAGATGGGGCTTGATGGTTTGCACAATTTCATGATCCCGTTTTGTCACTTTGTAGGCTTCAAAATGCCCGCCGCTATGTAAATTGCACCTGAAATCTTCTTTGCCGGCCACACGTATAAAGGAGCCCAGCACTTCTCCATTCCACAACATGATTCTCTTGTCCCCTTTTTTGGCTTCAGGAATAAATTGTTGCATCAGCACATAATTCTTGAAACCACTCGTACCCATTTCAAGAAGACTTTTCCTGTCTTCATCCGTGTGGCGCAAAACGAAAATTCCCTCGCCTCCAAAACTATCCAAAGGCTTAACCACCACATGTTTATGAAGATTTAAAAAAGAAAGCAAAACTTCTTTATGAGAACTGACCAGCGACGGAGGGCTGATGCCTGGAATGGAAAGAGGAAACAGTTTCTCACTGGCCCGTTTGATGCCGGAGGGGGAATTGATAAAAATGGGCCGAGTGATCCTTCGACGGAGCTCAGGATGTCCACTCTGCTTACCATGGACATGGTGAGGCTCTCCCGCACACGGGACCCCGCTACGCGGTGGTCGAACCATGTTATGGCTACACATCCCTTCCAACATCGTCAAATGATCAATGTAACGCACATCCACCGGTGGATCCTTGCGCAACAAAACAACATCGAAATCGCACACAACCGTCTTGCTGGATTTTTTTAACTGGTAGAGAAAATTTTTCTTGAATCTGACTTCAATGGCCGTGGCCAAAACAAAGAGCTGATCCTTTTCGGCAAACAATTCCGGCAATGTCGCGATAAAGCAAGCGTGCCCTCGTCGGCAAACTTCTTTCATCAGAAAAAAAGTCGTCTCGATTTTGTTGTTTAAACTTTCGATGGGGTCAATTAAAAACAAGAATTTAAGCTTTTTCAATTTTATCCTCCTTGGTTAAATCAAAAAAACCATCGATATCAAAACCCGCCTTGGAAGGAACTTTTAAATGGATAAGGTCCCCCCTTCGAACAAAATCAAAATTTTTATTCCCGGAAGTAACATTTTTGTCAAGAAGCCGCGCATGATAGCGCCCTTTCGGGCCACACAAAACAAGTTCCTTCTTGCCACGGCTGATAATCCGGTTGCTGATCACACGCCAGTCATGCATATGCGGTTTCTTAAGCCGGGGTTTTCGTCCCAAGAGAAGATAGGACGCCTTCAACCATTCTTTTTTATGCCCCAACAGGCGATCGGCTTTTTCAATAAATTCAGGGCAATCCCACGAAAAATAAAAATGGCACCAATCACGGTGATTAATTTGGTTTAAAGGACAAATTTCATCATGCAAACAGGGGGCATAAACATGGAACAATTTCCGGTTTACCACTAATTCGTCTCGAATGTATTGAAGATCGCGCGAGGTTTTTCGTAAAGCCGGCTCAACAAGCAGCAAAAAACCGTTTTCATCCAGATAATTTTCTGCCAAGGGCAAAACGGCTTCCACTTTTTGGTTGCGTTCCCCACATTCATTCAGAAAATTACTCATGACAATAAAATGGAATTTCTCTCGCGGCAAAAAACGTCCCGTCCTTGCCGAACGCAGATCACCCGCATAAGTGCGACAAGTCGATTGATAAGCCGGATTCTTTGCTTTTAAATACGAGGCATAAGCATCATGAAAAATCTTGGCCTCATTGAGAATAGAGGCGCTCTGATCTATAAGAGTGAATTCAAACGTAGGGACAGGTCGTGACCTGTCCGTACACATATTTTCCTGAAAAGCCATGAATCCAAGCATGCTCGTGCCCGGACCAGAGCCCACATCCAAAATACGAACCGTTTTGTCAGGCCATTGGTCAATGGGAAGCTGCTCTAAGATTGAACTTATTTTTAAAATATTGGCGGGTAGAAAATAAAGCAGATAACCGGACCGATAAACGGGATGATTCAAATAATTTTTGGGAATCGATCGCTTATCCTGGGTAAACGCATATGAAAGTTCGGCAGCCCCACGAATAAAATATTTTAAATCCTTATCCGTCCACGGGCCTTTAAACCCCTTGGCTCCATAGTTGGTCTTGATGTGGGTTAAGATGAGTTGTTCTAAAAACTTTGGGAACTTCATAAAAAAAATAACGCCCCCCATTCCCCCTCTTACATTAAGAGGGGGTGAGGGGGAGTTATACAAAAAATTATTCTTCCAAATCAAACCGGATGGGAACCACAATCTTCCCGGCGTAATACGGGAAAGGTTGGGCGCGCTTTAATGTTTGGCCCGCCTCTTCATCGAGCAGGGCCGCTCCGGAAGATTTTTCTAGATGCCAGTTTGTGACCCTTCCCTCTTTATCCATAACAAATGACACAGTAGATGTTCCCTCCAACCCCATACTTTTGGCAGCCTCGGGATAAAAACGTGCCCGCATAATACGTTGATAAATCAGGTTGAGCAAATCAGAACTTGCAGTGCCATGACTCCCATCCACTCCACTTCCCACACCCCCTTCAGGGGTTAAAGAATTTCCTAAACCACTTCCTGCATTCGTATTTCGGGAATGATCATCTCTTTGGGATTTTTGTTTCTGTGGTTTTACAAAAGAACGAGCCGGCAACGCAACCCCTTTGTCATGAGATGTGGTAACTCCCTCATCATTTTTTACGGTAACAACATTTAATGTGAGCGTTGTTCCTGTTTGCCCACCTCCCCAGTTTTTAAGGGAATCATTTCTGACCTTCCACAAAAAAAGGGACAGGATAACAGCATGCAACAGAAGTGATAAATACAAAAACCGTTTCATAGTCTTAGACAAACACAAACTGCGAATGGCCTTCAGGGGTTTTTAATTCCTGGCATCCCACATCAAAAACTCCTTTGATGGTTTTTGGATTTAGTATTTGGGACGTGGGGCCAAAAGAAAGAAGCCTTCCCTCTTTTAGAAAAGCCATTTTCTGGCAATGAAGACTGGCCAGGTTAAGATCGTGCACCACACAAATAATGGTCAGTTTTTCGTCACGACTCAGTTGGGTTAATAAGGCAAAAAACTCTTTCTGATGTTTTAAGTCGAGATGGTTGGCTGGTTCATCCAACAAAAGTATTTTTGTTTTTTGGGCAAGGGCCCTTGCCAAAAATAGGCGCTGCTTTTCACCCCCCGACAATGTGTCGATGTTTCTGTGGGCCAAAGCCCAACAATCGGTCTTTTCCATGGCCCTTCGTGCCACCTGAAAATCTTCCGTCGAATCAAAATCAAACATTTTTTTGTAGGGGAACCGCCCCATCATCACAATTTCCAAGGCGGTAAAGGGATAGGGAAGATTGTTTTCCTGGGGAACCATGGCCACAAACTGGGCCAAAGCCTTGGGTTTGAGAGCTTTAATGGGAACAAGATCCAGATTCACACTGCCTTGATAATGGCTTAAGACTCCGCTCAAAATTTTAAGCAGGGTGGTTTTCCCCGAACCATTGGGGCCCACCAAACCAACGAAATCCCCTTTTTCAATTTTGAAATCGATATCCGACAAAATCTGTTTGTTTTTTATTGAAAAGCTGACTGATTTTAATTCGAGCATGATGGACTTTCTAAAAATATCTCGGCGGT
The sequence above is a segment of the Deltaproteobacteria bacterium GWA2_45_12 genome. Coding sequences within it:
- a CDS encoding secondary thiamine-phosphate synthase enzyme, coding for MFQHYSIQLKTTEPIQIIDITDQVKDLCKQSKIQDGLVLVASSHTTAGVRINEKCEKLEADLKKFLTDLVPPGASYQHNHETLDGRNNAHSHLLAYLMGSRETVAIEKGQLRLGGWQSVFFVELDGPRSLRNIEITIVGE
- a CDS encoding exodeoxyribonuclease VII small subunit, whose translation is MSKSKNMKFEQALTDLEKLIEKLEQGELGLDESLASFEEGMKLVRFCEQKLNEAQGKVEMMMKENKG